From Achromobacter spanius, a single genomic window includes:
- a CDS encoding LysR family transcriptional regulator, with translation MDTKSLILLVEILDAGNLSEAARRLKMTRANVSYHLSQLERSVGMQLVRRTTRRVEPTEIGLKLYKHGRSIQDELASARESVETLGKTPQGKVRLSVPSGYGQFVMTPWLLEFKKTYPDIVLDVLFENSVEDLLRDEVDIAVRIMSEPPQHLVARELGQVRYVACASRDYADSHGLPQRPEDLAGSPVISAAVIGRPLRLSAYYGGQPRQHVVLEPTVISRNYAFLRDAIRAGLGVGVVPDYVVHEDIARGELVPALTDWRLSIFGRGMYMLYMPNRHHPRALAMIIEFILERAQRRHDGEPGLLAISSG, from the coding sequence ATGGACACCAAATCCCTTATCTTGCTTGTCGAAATTCTGGACGCGGGCAACCTCAGCGAGGCCGCGCGCCGCCTGAAAATGACGCGCGCCAACGTCAGCTATCACCTGAGCCAGCTCGAGCGTTCGGTCGGCATGCAGCTTGTGCGGCGCACGACGCGGCGCGTGGAACCCACCGAGATCGGCCTGAAGCTGTACAAGCATGGGCGCAGCATTCAGGACGAGCTGGCGTCCGCGCGCGAATCGGTCGAAACACTGGGCAAGACGCCGCAGGGCAAGGTGCGCCTCAGCGTGCCCAGCGGCTACGGCCAATTTGTGATGACGCCCTGGCTGCTGGAATTCAAGAAAACCTATCCCGACATCGTGCTGGACGTGCTGTTTGAAAACAGTGTCGAGGACCTGCTGCGCGACGAGGTCGACATTGCCGTGCGCATCATGTCCGAACCGCCGCAGCATCTGGTCGCGCGCGAACTCGGCCAGGTCCGCTACGTGGCCTGTGCGTCACGGGACTACGCCGACAGCCACGGGCTTCCCCAGCGCCCCGAAGACCTGGCCGGCTCGCCCGTCATCAGCGCCGCCGTCATCGGCCGGCCGCTGCGCCTGTCCGCGTATTACGGCGGCCAGCCGCGCCAGCATGTCGTGCTGGAACCCACCGTCATTTCCCGCAACTATGCCTTCCTGCGCGACGCCATCCGGGCGGGCCTCGGTGTCGGCGTGGTGCCGGACTACGTGGTGCACGAGGACATCGCGCGCGGCGAACTCGTGCCCGCGCTGACCGACTGGCGTCTTAGCATTTTTGGGCGCGGCATGTATATGCTCTACATGCCCAATCGCCACCATCCGCGGGCGCTTGCAATGATCATCGAATTCATCCTGGAGCGGGCGCAGCGGCGGCACGACGGTGAGCCGGGCCTGCTGGCGATCAGCAGCGGCTGA
- a CDS encoding DUF445 domain-containing protein: MTESSHSQRIAGARTGLDADARRAQLRRMKIGALALLVAMVSGFITSHVMGGQGAWAWVRAFCEAATVGALADWFAVVALFRRPMGLPIPHTAIIPSNKDRIGDSLAIFVRDHFLDPDTLIEKLRVFDPAARLSRWLARPAQAHALSDGARRVALQTLDLLDDRAVRGVIQEFVVSNLRRWDAAATAGEVLGLLTRDGRHQELLDAAMERLGGYLAEEDVKERASTLLVKFARKEWPRIIAAVDVVKSVDNIADNLADRLARALVEELRDVLSEPDHPVRRDYEAWVMNYIERLKTDPALAGQVEDLKQRAIDHPKVQEYVQGLWDDIHAALRRDLADEHSALAAHLESALLALARKLGEDPGLREAINNHILGGARRLTGRLRVGVTEHISRTVKNWDERHLVDELELSVGRDLQYIRFNGTLVGGLIGVLLHAVVLMVNG, translated from the coding sequence ATGACCGAATCCTCTCATTCCCAACGAATCGCCGGCGCGCGCACCGGGCTGGATGCCGATGCGCGGCGCGCGCAACTGCGCCGCATGAAGATCGGAGCGCTGGCGCTGCTGGTCGCCATGGTCAGCGGCTTCATCACCAGTCACGTCATGGGCGGACAGGGCGCGTGGGCGTGGGTGCGAGCGTTCTGCGAGGCGGCCACCGTCGGCGCGCTGGCCGACTGGTTCGCGGTCGTGGCGCTGTTCCGGCGACCGATGGGCCTGCCCATCCCCCACACCGCCATCATTCCCAGCAACAAAGACCGCATCGGCGACAGCCTGGCGATCTTCGTGCGCGATCACTTCCTGGATCCCGACACGCTCATCGAAAAGCTGCGCGTCTTCGACCCGGCCGCGCGGCTCAGCCGCTGGCTGGCCCGGCCCGCGCAGGCGCACGCCCTGAGCGACGGAGCGCGCCGCGTCGCACTGCAGACGCTGGACCTGCTGGACGACCGGGCCGTGCGCGGCGTCATCCAGGAGTTTGTCGTCAGCAATCTGCGCCGCTGGGACGCGGCCGCCACTGCCGGCGAGGTGCTGGGCCTTCTGACGCGCGACGGTCGGCATCAGGAATTGCTGGACGCCGCGATGGAACGCCTGGGCGGCTACCTGGCCGAGGAAGACGTGAAGGAACGCGCCTCGACCCTGCTCGTGAAGTTTGCCCGTAAGGAGTGGCCGCGCATCATTGCCGCGGTCGACGTGGTCAAGTCGGTCGACAACATCGCCGACAACCTGGCTGACCGCCTGGCGCGCGCCCTGGTCGAAGAGTTGCGCGATGTCCTGTCCGAGCCCGACCACCCCGTGCGCCGCGACTACGAGGCATGGGTGATGAACTACATCGAACGCCTGAAGACCGATCCCGCGCTGGCCGGCCAGGTCGAAGACCTGAAGCAGCGCGCCATCGACCACCCCAAGGTCCAGGAATACGTCCAGGGCCTGTGGGACGACATCCATGCGGCGCTGCGGCGCGATCTGGCGGACGAGCATTCCGCGCTGGCCGCGCACCTGGAAAGCGCGCTGCTGGCGCTGGCCCGCAAACTGGGCGAAGACCCCGGCCTGCGCGAAGCCATCAACAACCACATCCTGGGCGGCGCACGGCGCCTGACCGGACGGCTGCGCGTGGGCGTCACCGAGCACATCTCGCGCACCGTCAAGAACTGGGACGAGCGTCATCTGGTCGACGAACTGGAACTGAGCGTGGGTCGCGATCTGCAATACATCCGCTTCAACGGCACGCTGGTTGGCGGCCTGATCGGCGTGCTGCTGCATGCGGTGGTCCTGATGGTGAACGGCTAG
- a CDS encoding glutathione S-transferase family protein, with product MLKILGKASSINVRKVLWTCAELNLPFDREDWGSGFRPTSEPEFLARNPNAMVPVIQDGDFVLWESNTIIRYLAGQYQGQHLYPAEPKQRARVDQWMDWQATDLNRSWSYAFMALARQSPAHRDQAAIEASCRDWARFMGILDQRLAATGAYVAGDAFTLADIPVGLSVNRWFETPFDKPALPAVAMYYDRLAQRDGYRQYGRNGTA from the coding sequence ATGCTGAAAATATTGGGAAAGGCTTCGTCCATTAACGTGCGCAAAGTGCTGTGGACGTGCGCTGAACTAAACCTGCCGTTTGATCGCGAAGACTGGGGCAGCGGTTTCCGGCCCACGTCGGAACCGGAGTTCCTGGCACGCAATCCAAACGCGATGGTGCCGGTCATTCAGGATGGCGACTTCGTGCTGTGGGAGTCCAACACCATCATTCGCTATCTGGCGGGTCAGTATCAGGGGCAGCACCTTTATCCGGCCGAGCCGAAGCAGCGCGCTCGCGTGGACCAGTGGATGGATTGGCAGGCGACGGACCTGAACCGGTCATGGAGCTACGCCTTCATGGCGTTGGCGCGGCAGTCGCCGGCGCATCGGGACCAGGCCGCCATCGAGGCATCCTGCCGGGACTGGGCGCGGTTCATGGGGATTCTGGACCAGCGGCTGGCCGCCACCGGCGCTTATGTGGCCGGCGACGCGTTCACGCTGGCCGACATTCCGGTGGGGCTGTCCGTGAACCGCTGGTTCGAGACGCCGTTCGACAAGCCGGCGCTGCCCGCCGTCGCCATGTACTACGACAGATTGGCGCAGCGCGACGGCTACCGGCAGTACGGCCGCAACGGCACGGCTTGA
- the sodC gene encoding superoxide dismutase family protein → MKKFSMLVTALALAGASSAALAEDVSMSFLTPDGVGKSAGTITLKDTKEGLQFTPHLKGLPPGERGFHVHEKGSCEPGPVSGKTAPGGGAGGHLDPKGTKAHKGPMATDGHQGDLPFLTVAADGSATKTVLAPHLKLADVKGRALMIHAGGDNYSDKPEPLGGGGGRIVCGVVK, encoded by the coding sequence ATGAAGAAATTCTCGATGCTTGTCACGGCGCTGGCATTGGCGGGCGCGTCCAGCGCGGCGCTGGCCGAAGACGTCTCGATGTCGTTCCTGACGCCCGATGGCGTCGGCAAGAGCGCCGGCACCATCACCCTGAAAGACACCAAGGAAGGGCTGCAATTCACGCCCCACCTCAAAGGCCTGCCGCCCGGCGAGCGCGGCTTTCATGTCCACGAGAAAGGCTCGTGCGAGCCCGGCCCGGTAAGCGGCAAGACCGCGCCGGGTGGCGGCGCGGGCGGGCATCTGGATCCCAAGGGCACCAAGGCGCACAAGGGACCGATGGCCACGGACGGGCATCAAGGCGACCTGCCGTTCCTCACCGTCGCGGCCGACGGCAGCGCGACGAAGACCGTGCTGGCCCCGCACCTGAAGCTGGCCGACGTGAAGGGCCGGGCGCTGATGATCCACGCCGGCGGCGACAACTACAGCGACAAGCCCGAGCCGCTGGGCGGCGGAGGCGGACGCATCGTTTGCGGCGTGGTGAAGTAG
- the alaE gene encoding L-alanine exporter AlaE yields MIAKTRLPLSTRSYVADTVALILFFTTTGIINERWIAGMTWEQVLHARLIGGALMIPVGRPYGLWRDWVMRRAKDTRVSRLLWDSVALMSFQVPIYAAIIAISGASGDGLVRGVLGAAVMMLVLGRPYGAFLNGLRRLFGLPPGGARPMSLNE; encoded by the coding sequence TTGATAGCCAAGACCCGCTTGCCGCTTTCCACAAGATCTTATGTTGCCGACACCGTTGCGCTGATCCTGTTCTTTACGACGACAGGCATCATCAACGAGCGCTGGATCGCGGGAATGACCTGGGAACAGGTACTCCACGCGCGGTTGATCGGTGGCGCGCTGATGATTCCGGTGGGTAGGCCCTACGGATTATGGCGCGATTGGGTAATGCGGCGCGCGAAGGACACCCGAGTGTCCCGGTTGCTTTGGGATAGCGTGGCGCTGATGAGTTTTCAGGTGCCCATTTACGCCGCGATCATCGCGATCAGCGGGGCATCGGGCGACGGCCTGGTGCGAGGCGTATTGGGCGCAGCCGTGATGATGCTGGTACTGGGCCGGCCGTATGGCGCGTTTCTGAATGGGCTCAGGCGCTTGTTCGGCCTGCCGCCGGGCGGCGCGCGGCCGATGTCGCTCAACGAATAG
- a CDS encoding AI-2E family transporter, which yields MDSATPVVTSPQREGPEPVPAEAAEKKTEPAGEKTEPAEEKVTAQDAGLIKPPAPTPLVRVSGFCLVTLTVLAVLFGLKAAQEFIVPVVMAIVVAYTLDPVVALLERYRVPRALGTVLVMSAIAVGIVGVIYVTQDQVADMINALPEISSKLSRTLGGLLSGDGSLMEKLRNAASILQESGAPKPGGRVVVAKSDGGLSDILLWGSKGLATFVGQATMCVFLVFFLLLSGNAFKRKFVKMAGKTLSQKKISVHMLDQINNSIHMYMAMMLVTNVVLGLLSWAAFRLMGLENAATWAVVAGALHIIPYFGPLMTAVGTGIAGLVQFGELGPALAISMSSVAIALLMGVVVTTWMSGRIARMNAVAVFILLLLFTWLWGIWGTLLSVPIAFIAKVVADHIEGLEALSEFLSE from the coding sequence ATGGACAGCGCGACGCCCGTGGTCACTTCGCCGCAGCGGGAAGGCCCAGAACCCGTGCCGGCCGAGGCCGCAGAAAAAAAGACCGAGCCGGCGGGGGAAAAGACCGAACCTGCCGAAGAGAAAGTCACGGCTCAGGACGCCGGCCTCATCAAGCCGCCGGCGCCCACGCCGCTCGTGCGCGTCAGCGGCTTCTGTCTGGTGACGCTGACCGTGCTGGCCGTCCTGTTCGGATTGAAGGCGGCGCAGGAATTCATCGTTCCGGTGGTCATGGCGATTGTGGTCGCCTATACCTTGGATCCTGTCGTGGCCCTGCTGGAGCGATATCGAGTGCCACGCGCGCTTGGCACCGTCCTGGTGATGTCGGCCATCGCCGTCGGGATCGTGGGCGTCATCTACGTCACGCAGGATCAGGTCGCCGACATGATCAACGCGCTCCCCGAGATATCAAGCAAGCTGTCCCGCACGCTGGGCGGCCTCCTGAGCGGTGACGGCTCCCTGATGGAAAAATTGCGCAACGCAGCAAGCATCCTGCAGGAGTCGGGCGCGCCGAAGCCCGGCGGGCGAGTCGTCGTCGCCAAGTCGGACGGCGGGCTGAGCGACATCTTGTTGTGGGGCTCCAAAGGCCTGGCCACCTTCGTCGGTCAGGCCACCATGTGCGTGTTCCTGGTCTTCTTCCTGCTGCTGTCGGGCAACGCGTTCAAGCGCAAGTTTGTGAAGATGGCCGGCAAGACGCTGTCGCAGAAGAAAATCAGCGTGCACATGCTGGACCAGATCAACAACTCGATCCACATGTACATGGCGATGATGCTGGTGACCAATGTGGTGCTGGGGCTGCTTTCGTGGGCCGCCTTCCGCCTGATGGGGCTGGAAAATGCCGCTACCTGGGCCGTGGTGGCGGGCGCGCTGCACATCATCCCGTACTTTGGTCCGCTGATGACGGCGGTCGGCACCGGCATCGCGGGGCTGGTCCAGTTCGGTGAGCTCGGCCCTGCGCTGGCGATCTCGATGAGTTCGGTCGCGATCGCGCTGCTGATGGGCGTGGTCGTCACCACCTGGATGTCCGGCCGCATCGCGCGGATGAACGCCGTGGCCGTGTTCATCCTGCTGCTGCTCTTTACGTGGCTGTGGGGCATCTGGGGAACGCTGCTGTCCGTGCCGATTGCCTTCATCGCGAAGGTGGTGGCCGATCACATCGAAGGGCTGGAGGCGCTGTCGGAGTTCCTGAGCGAGTAG